One genomic region from Reichenbachiella ulvae encodes:
- a CDS encoding PIN domain-containing protein has product MRVLLDTNIIIHREASRVINEDIGSLFNWLDRLHYEKCVHPLTLEEISKHQNEDVVKTMAIKIKNYDQLKTESPESDEITSIRANDNTRNDFIDTSLVKEVFNGRVDFLITEDRGIHRKAAILQISERIFTIDSFLEKVLAENPALKDYKVLAAKKAYIGNININDPFFDSFKEDYKEFESWFNKKSDSESYVCITDRTVKAFLYIKVEDKEENYSDITPPFTPKKRLKIGTFKVVSTGYKLGERFLKIIFDNAISNQVDEIYVTIFDKREEQQRLVLLLEDWGFEYWGTKETSNGTENVYVRDFSKKVLENPRASFPYLKRNARVFLNPIWPSYHTELFPDSILNNESPHDYVENEPHRNALKKIYISRSHFSNLVCGDIILFYRTGGYHESVISTIGIVENVITNIQSEDDFVRLCRKRSIFNDKELRYWWNYRKSNRPFIVNFLYVDSFPKPKVNLKRLIEIGVIPSINDAPRGFVQIENSKFEIFLKEARANESYFVD; this is encoded by the coding sequence ATGAGAGTACTACTTGATACCAACATAATAATTCACAGAGAAGCCAGCAGGGTAATTAACGAGGACATAGGCTCTTTATTTAATTGGCTTGACAGGCTTCATTATGAGAAGTGTGTGCATCCTCTTACTCTTGAGGAGATTTCAAAACATCAAAATGAGGATGTCGTCAAGACTATGGCGATTAAAATCAAAAATTACGATCAACTTAAAACGGAATCCCCTGAATCAGATGAAATCACCTCAATTCGAGCAAATGATAATACTCGAAATGATTTCATTGATACTAGCTTGGTTAAAGAGGTTTTTAATGGTCGGGTTGACTTCTTAATTACAGAAGATCGGGGTATCCACCGAAAAGCAGCAATACTTCAGATAAGTGAACGGATTTTCACAATTGACTCTTTCCTTGAAAAAGTTCTGGCAGAAAATCCAGCTTTAAAGGATTATAAAGTCCTTGCAGCAAAGAAGGCCTATATTGGCAACATTAATATCAACGATCCTTTTTTTGACTCGTTTAAAGAAGATTACAAAGAATTCGAATCTTGGTTCAATAAGAAATCTGATTCGGAATCATACGTCTGTATTACCGATCGAACAGTCAAGGCTTTCTTATATATCAAGGTTGAAGACAAAGAAGAAAACTACTCAGACATAACTCCACCATTCACTCCGAAAAAGCGACTGAAAATTGGAACGTTCAAAGTTGTATCAACTGGATACAAATTGGGTGAACGATTTCTGAAAATTATTTTTGACAATGCAATCTCAAACCAGGTAGATGAAATTTATGTGACAATTTTTGATAAGAGAGAGGAACAACAAAGATTAGTTCTACTTTTAGAAGATTGGGGCTTTGAATATTGGGGAACAAAAGAAACTAGTAATGGTACTGAAAATGTTTACGTTCGAGACTTTTCCAAGAAAGTTCTAGAAAATCCAAGAGCGTCCTTCCCTTACCTTAAAAGAAATGCCAGGGTCTTTTTAAATCCAATTTGGCCATCATATCATACAGAATTATTTCCCGATTCTATACTAAATAATGAATCACCTCATGATTACGTGGAAAACGAACCACACCGTAATGCACTAAAGAAAATATATATTTCACGTTCTCATTTCAGTAACTTGGTTTGTGGCGATATAATTCTTTTCTATAGGACGGGAGGTTATCACGAAAGTGTTATTTCAACAATTGGTATTGTCGAGAACGTAATTACAAACATTCAAAGTGAGGATGATTTTGTAAGATTATGTAGAAAAAGAAGCATTTTTAACGACAAGGAACTGAGATACTGGTGGAATTACAGAAAGTCAAATAGACCATTCATTGTGAACTTTCTTTATGTAGATTCCTTTCCCAAACCAAAGGTTAATTTGAAGAGGTTAATTGAAATAGGTGTAATTCCATCAATAAATGATGCCCCAAGAGGGTTTGTACAAATAGAGAATAGTAAATTTGAAATATTTTTAAAAGAAGCTAGAGCTAATGAAAGTTATTTTGTCGATTAA